gtgaGGTAGGATTGCCCTGTTCCTCGTTTCCCAGGAAATTTTCCAGGACAAAGACAACTTGAATCAGCGCTACCACCGTAAGAGAGCTCTGTACCTGGCCTACATTGCCCATCACTTGTCCCAGAAGGAGCTCTTTGGGAGCGTGAAGTTTGCCTACATGCACAGCAACCATCTCAAGCCCATCCTGCTTCTGAGGCCTCAAGGTAGCACTTGAGCCTGCTTTGGTGGGGAGTGTGGGTGGGTGTTAAGTGGTGGTGTGTGGTGGTGTGCTTGTACCGTGCAACATGCCCTATGGAAAGGAGTCAGTCGGGGCTGTTGTCACAACCAGTGATATTTTTTTTGAGCTTTGATGCTTCCAGTTGTCCTCTTCCTCCACACACACCCTAGTGTTCAAGGTCTCTTTTCCTCCTAGCTTTCCTCTGTACTtagctgtgctcctcagccttGGCCTTGCTGGGTGGCCTATCCTGTAAGTACTTCAAGGGCTAAAGCAGACCCTACAGAAATGTCTGTGCCTAACAGtgtccttccttcctgctcttCCCATAATCCTTTCAATTTTCAGCAGTAGCTGTGTGAACCTGGCTTTTCTTTGAGGTGACTTGAGGTGTGTGTAGGTTGTTGCATGTTTATGTCAACCCCTGGTGACAGGAGGTTTGAGGCTAGGACAGACAGTAGCGTGCAAGGCCAGGGTGGACAGTAGGGTGCTGGGTTACTGGAGTGGCCAGTGAGATGAAGATGGCATTTGGACATGAGCAGTGTGTCCTCAGAATTATCATTGACTCCAGGTTGTGGTTATTCTGCTCTGACACGAtttacactgctgctgagctttgctgggaaagagctttttcctttcccaagaTGGGGATGCTCCCTGTTCTGATTTAATCTCTGACATCATTTCTTTCTGCACATCTTACAGGCAAGGATGAGAAAATGGTCACTGTCCGACTTCAtgcctgtcctgctccagggctcttcAAACCCAGCCGCTTCTATCCCAGCAAGAATAATATCCGGACAGCCTGGTTCATGGAGCAGAGTACCTCCAGAGAAGGTAGGGTCTAAGGCTGGGGCAACACAAGGCTGCTCAGTTCAGCCAGAGGCTACACCCAGTGCCCAGAGGTGGGTCTGCTGCAGCACTTTTTGGTGATCAAGAGGTTGATGATAGCATCCAATGTGCTACTGTCTACACACACAGGAACCACCGAGCCCCCGACTCCTCACTACAACAACTCCATCCTCTGTGACACCATGCTGCTGTCTCACTTGCACTTCTTGTCTAGTGCAGCCACTGACTTCCCAGGCATGAAGGATGGCCTGGCCCTTCTCAAAGTTTGGTTGAACCAGCGGCAACTTGGCAAGGTATGTCATGTGTTAGGGGACAGGcaaggctctgctctcttggcTGACCTGCCTTTGTCATGCTCTTTCTGAGGGTGGAATGATGGTGCTTTATTCCTGCTTGGTGGTGTGATGAGTTTGTGACTGGATTGCAGTGTGCTAGATTTCAAGCAGTGCCATTTTAACCCTGTGGGTTGCAAGGACTGCATACCAAACAATTGTGCCATGTAATGTTATAATGGAGTTTTGGGTTGATTGAGGGTATTTTGGGGAAAACTCATTCAGTTTCCCAAAGAACCTTGAGGTGTTGCCTTTCTACAAGGGGATCCATACGTTTTGCATGTTGTACAGGGCTTTGTGTTAGTGTTTTCCTGGTGGGCTTGGGGCTTGCCCTGTTAGTGATGATAGAGACCAGAAGCAGCCATGTGGGGCTCTCTGTGCTCATGGTGCCTTGCTGAGCTGTTAGCTCAGACCAGTGTTTTCGCAGGGTTTGGGGTGCTTCAGTGGATTCTTGGTCTCTATGCTGGTTGCCTACCTGCTGATGAAACGCAAGATCGTCAAGGTGATGAGTGGGTACCAGGTGCTGAGAAGCACTCTGCAGTTCTTGGGTGAGTTTTCAAGGGGTCTCTCCAAGCAGAGGAAGGCTGTTGTCAGTCTATGCACAAAACCTGAACACAGAGAAGGAGAACTTtgggcttctctctctctgacgCTGAAAACCTTTGGATGGGGTGGACAGGaagatgctgagcagcagagcagggctggattgGAGCAGCTTGCAGAGGAGTTGAGTCCTGCAAAGCAGAAGCCAACATTGTCTTGCAGCACTGTTAATGGTGTGAGATCAGGGTTCTGTTGCATGTATCTGTACCAGTATCACCAGTGGGGTAAATGTGGGTGCTGGTGTGACtcatttcttcctgtctgcCCACAGCCACCACTGATCTGAGTGTGACAGGGATCACCCTAGCAAAGGATGTTGATGCCTCATTGGTAAGCAGCCTCTGGAGGAGCCTGTATCTGagtgtgctgccactgctgcctggaCACAGATGTGCCTGTTACAGGGATGTCAGACGGCAGTGAGATGGTGGAACAGTGGTGCCTGTGCTGTGTAGCAGCACTAAGAACTTTGTttactcttccagcctgtcttgGATGACTTCCACCAAGCATTTGAAGTGGTCTTTGTGGATCCCTCTGGACTAGTGAACCTTTGTGCTGATATGACTGCCAGCAAATACCATCAGGTATTGAGCAGGCTGTCTTAGAATTGagctgaggcaggcagagaaTGATTTGTTGTCTTGTAGGAAGAAAGTGTACATGGGGAGGTGGATCGATGTTGCTTTTAACATGCATCTTCAACTCTGAAGCTTAGTGAGTTTTAAAGAGCTTGGATATGTTGCTGCCTTACTTGTCTTGCTTCAATGATGAACAAAACTTCTTTTAATCTTTGTGGGCATCTTCCTATGAAGCTAAGCATCTGTTTAACAGAATAACTGTTTTGgaccattaaaaaaaagtcCACCTTGATAGTGGGGACATGAGGGAGACTGTTTGACCAGCAGTGACAACTGTTGACTTGGCTTCACTCTGAGGACAGAGGTTGTCTGGGGTTAGAGGCTGATGGTGACTGTGTGTCTGTGGTTGTTAGGGGAACTTTGGTGATCATTGCTGGATGGATTTACATTTTTCTTCTCAATTCATGCTCTTGCTGTGTTCTCTTCTCACTCAGGTCCAGTTTGAAGCCAAGCGCTCCATGGAACTTTTAGATGACCGAATGGTGGATGGCTTTCAGGTGCTGCTCATGACTGCAAAGCCCATGCTCAGAGCCTTTGACCATGTCTTCCAGTGAGTCTTGCCATGTTACTGTGGGaatgctgagcagcctgttgaGGGGAGTAGGCTGCTTCTGGCTTTGGACTGGGGTGGGTTTGGACCTGCCTGATTGAAGGTGATCCTAGTAGATCTGAGAGACTGGTGTGCCTTCGCGTTTTACCTATTCAGCTTTTACTGTCTAGAAAGCCTCCTGGGAAAATGCTGCTGTGGCCTTTGAGTGATGACCAACCCAACGACCACATTCTCCTATTAGTGCATCCTGATGTGCTGAAATGCACTACTCCTTCTTGTAGTCCATGTTTGAGCCTCAGTTCCCCATTTCATTTATCTTCtagcttttttctttcaaaggaTTTGGTAGCAGAGGTGGATGACcagtttttcttcttcatccATAGCCTGAAGCATGTCTCCAAGCTGCAGGGTACGTGCAAGAAGATGCAGCTACTGAATGACCTGATGGATTGGGGTGGGAACTATGTGGCTGCAGCCCTTTCCTTCGTTGTCTCGCTGCTGGTCCGTGGGCTGGCTGGGAGAGCGCTACTTGTGGCCCACTCTTTGCCTCAGACCCCCGAGGtaatgctgctctgcagtgacaCTGTCTCCTTTGTAGCGTGTGGGGTCTTGTGTTGCTTGTGGCACTGCTGGACACAGGGAAGGGATCTTTTCTAACTGAGGGAAAAGACAGACCTGTCCTGTTGATGGAAAATACAGGCATCACAGCAGCTGCTACTTCAGTAACCTCGTGTCTGCTTGAGCTTCATGTACACCTTTTTCCTGCAGTGGCCAATTGATGCTGAGCCCCCAAAACATAAGGATGTTGGCCCCCTGATGTTTGGGCTGCTATTTGTTCCTGACTTTGCTGCCAGCACACTGGAGAAGGGACCACAGGCTGATAACCCTGAGGTGAGGGaagcccttcttgtgctgagtaGGGTAGACCAGGGATGGTGCCATGCTGTGGTTGCAGatggctgtggggctggctcATAGTCATAGAAATGGTTTGTCTGGCTCTGCTGGTGACCCATATCCTCGTGTTGTCTTGGCCTCTATCACTGTTCAGGCCTCGGACTTCAGGACCTTCTGGGGGGAGAAATCAGAGCTGCGGCGGTTCCAGGACGGCAGCATTTGTGAGGCAGTGGTGTGGGAGGCCAAAACCATCTGCCAAAAACGCCTCATTCCTGAGCAGATCGTCAAGCACCTGCTGAAGCTGTAAGTCCTGCCAAGCAGTAGCTGAGGCTGGGAAACCTGCAGCTGAGGAGGGTCATTGCCACTCTCCTGGCTTGTCATGTCCCTGGTAACACCATTGTTAGCTTTGTGCTCTGGGGAATGTAGGTCTGGAGATCGTTTCTGTTATGGTCCTAATGCTGCAAGCTGCTTCCAAAGAGAAGGTGAGGAGGGCAAGCACATAGTCCTGTAGGTGATGGTAGTGCGAAGGGCAGCACTACCCTGTCCTTACGTGTTGATGGGGTTTTGTGACACTCAGTGTTGgcagaacaggaggagaagctgtctGGACCTTCCAGTGGTTCACAAGGCTGTGTCTCCCTAAGGCACTGGAAAGTCTCACTGTAGCAGTTTATACATACTGCCAAAAATGAGAGTTTCTGGTATAGAGTGGAGAGGTACCTGGATCTCTTTATCCTGGTTAGAGGAGGGGTCCTGTAAGGAAAGGCTGCACACGGGTGGCTTTGAATCCTCTGAAGCTTCATGAGCCACTAGGCTGCTTTGGCTTTGGCATGGGAGGAACATACAGAGATCAGTCTTTTCACCATGATTCTCCTGTATGGAGTGATGCCTCATCTTTGGACTGACTCTTTCCTGTGGATGCAGCATGCCATGCCAGGATGGGCAGTTTGGTATGTCTTAAGTCTAATGTTCTGTTGTCTTCCTCCGTGTAGACATGCAGACATTCCTGAATCTTCCATCTGCTATACTGGAGCCCTGCTGGAGTCTGTGATCAGGACTGGGCAAAAGGTATGGTTGCTTTCCtattgcagctgtggtcttGTTGAGGAAGGGCAATATGGGGAGGGCTACAGGGAGAGTCATTTTAGACTTGTGGCTTTGAGGCAGCTAGGTGGTTTCTGAGAGAAGGTAGAGTGTGTGAAGAAAATTTCTGCCTGCAGGTGCTTATTTGGGCATTGTGGTGCATTCCTTGGATCTGCCAAGTCTTCTAGGGCAGTCAAGGCACAGCCACTGAAGTTGTCTTGTTCTGGCAGCTCCCACACCCTGTTTTCCCTTGTTAGAATCCCACTGATCTCTGCTTGCATCCACTATGTCCGCATTGTCTGAGGCTGTATTACTGTTCCGCTGCACTCCTCTGCCTTTGCCCTTCAGGTTCTGCATCCTTTGTAGTATGGGCAAGACACTTCTGTGCTGTCATCCCATAGGTCCATCTGGGAAACTCAGGGAAAGGACCTTTCCTGTCATGGTGCCAAGTGCTATATAATCCCTACCAAGCCCAGCTTAGTGATCCAGCTGAATGTACAGCTAAAAGAAAGAAACTTTTCTGTGAGACTAAAAAGGCCTCATAATCTTGGAGGCTGAGAAATGTCCCTCTCCCTACTTTGGCTATTCAGCTTGTGAAATTAAACCCTGGAGATGAGCCACTTTGATGCTTGGTAAAACCATCTTTTTACCTAGCTATTGGATGGATTATAGAATAGTTTCCTTTCAGCTTTTTAagagcaaaggggaagaaaTACGATCAGAAGAGTCTTCTGTGCCAAAAGCAGTTGTGGTATGGGTAAAGCTGCATGTCAGATTTGGGATGAGATTCTGGTTTTCACAGCCTGTTGTGTAGTGAGGTGGTAAAAGTCTGCATGGGCAGTGTCCCTGTAAGCTAGCCTGGGGAAGTCAGGGCTGACAAGTcttacagagagagagagaatgctCTTTCCTGGAGCcagaaggatgttgaggagTCCTATTGTTGGTAGTGCTCAAGGAACAGTGGAGAAACTTGCCATTGTGGGGTGCTCTATGAGAGTCTGTCTGCCTCTCCAGTTCGTTGGGTGCATGCAGTCTGGGAAGCCCGTGGTGGTAAGGCAATGCAAGGGACAGTGGGACATGGTGTAGCCTGCTCTAGAAGTAGGCAGGATGGAGCTTGTCATTCCTTGCACACCCCGCAGAGGGCGCTGCTGCTCTGCCGTAAAGCCCACACTTGCTGGATGTGTGGGGCTCAATTCAGCTGCATCTGTCTCCACCTCGTTcaggctcctgctgtgctttgcagagatggaaagcagcaagggcagcagcagttctCCTTTTGGTGCTTCTTATCtgactgctccagggcttctgCAATGCTCTGGCTCTTTTCTGTCTGTTTTTGCTGTgcttcacagctctgcctcagctaaGAATGTAGTCTGTATAGTTTTTTTGTTGACTGCTGCCTCTGTTGGCATTGCAGTAATTGGCAAGGAGGCAGTAGCAGACCTCTTACCTTGCCAGTTTGTGATTTCTATTCCCAAATTGCTCTTAACTTCTCCTTTCCCAGAGAGAATGCTGGCAGTAGCTCTTGGTGCTGCCTTACTGTCTTGCACGGGAAAGAATTTCACTTAACACTTCACATGCAGTCTCTAGGATGCATACAGCTGATGGGGAGCCACAGAGAGACTCATCCTTGACTTCCTTCTATCTCACCTCACCATTTTGCTGGGTGCTCTTGCCAGAAGCTGCGTCCTGATGTGGCAGTGCTTGGTCCTTGGTGTTTGGTGGAGGGAGATGAGGTGGGTGCCCACGCAGGAGCAGGAGACATGAATAGAGAGTCTTCCTGTGTTGTCTGCAGGCATATGGGACTGGTGAGGAGGCCATGGTCAGTGTTGTCTGCTCCTGTGACGACTTGAGCCGCAAGCTTTGGAACCTGAAGGGGTTGCCACTGACAGTGACTGCCGTGCAGGGTGTCCATCCAGCCCTCCGATACACTGATGTGAGTGTCCATGGGTATGGCCTGTGCATGGGGGTCTGCAAGAAGCTGGGGGATGCCCTAgggtgaagagggacagagtgAATTAGTCACTCTCTGCTTTTGTGGCTCCTGAGAGCTGTCTGGGTGATGTGGTGCCTCCTCTTTGCTGCCCTGTCTTCAGGTTGGGGGGCTTTGCTGGGGTGGGGCTTGTGGGCTTAAGGGGTGAGTTGTGCCTTGTTCTCAGTCTTGGGATAACTATTCTCTCCCAGGTCTTCCCTCCCATTCCCATGAAGCCGATTTATTCCGCCCATACCCGAATCAGGATCAAGCACTTGTTGCTTCCCTCAGAGGagaagccctgcccagcctatgTGGCCCCTTTGAAGAGTAAGTGCATGATTTGGTGGGGGAAGTGGAGGCAGGCAGTGACTCTAATGCTGTTTCTGCTATGCATATGTGATGTAACTAGAAGCAGAGGCTCAGCGCCTCCTGCTCACTTGCTGTAACCTCTAGTCCTAGCTACCTCCACCCAAGACCTCGTTTCTGTGTGGGCTAACTGGCCTCTTCCTGCCCCTTTGTCCCCAGTTATCTGCCACATGGAAGGCAGTGGCCAGTGGCCACAGGACAAAGAAGCCATCAAGCGCATCAAGgcagctttccacctccagctggctgagcttctccagcagcagtatCAGCTGATTTGCAGACCTGCAGTCACCCACACTGATGTGTACAAGGTAGGGGGCTAATAAGGACCTTCTCTGGAACTGACTTGTTACTGAGAAGATGGGCAGGGATCTGTGGCAGTGGACCCACTGGACAAAAGCAGAATTGGGATGGTAGGCCTAGAAAAGAGCATGGTGAGACTGCACTGATGCCAGGATACTACTGTTGTTTCCTTGAGATGCTTGCTTTTGGTGCCACTAAGCCTAACTTTACCTTTTGTTTTCATCTCAGGATGGCTATGTTTTCCGTCTCCAAGTAGCCTACCATCGGGAGCCACTAATTTTGAAGGAAGTGGTCACCCCAGAAGGGATGCTGAAGTACCAGGACACAGAAGAGTCTcgtctgctggagctggagacAGTGCATCTGCCCTATCTAACCAGTTCTCTGCATGGGTAGGTGAGGTGGGGGGTAATTTCAGGGAAGGCAAGGACATGGCATGTGtctgtgtgccagtttgaaggtGTCCTCAGATGTTGGAGGGTGATGGTGTTGAGAGGAGCTCATCATGGGAAGTGGCCATTTAGTCCACTTCTGTGAGGGACTCTGTAGGAGGATAGAGGGACAAATGTGGATGGGGGCAACACCATTTGTCTCTCTTTTCATATCCAATGGTCACCCCCAAAGTTTCAGCCCCTACAGAGTACCCAGTGCTAGTGATGCTGTGTTCATGTTCCTGGCATATTTTCTCCACTTTCCTACCAAATGTCAAAAGGCCATTTTGGGTCCTGGGAAGTGCGGGCTGAGCTGTGACTTGTTTCCTTCCTTGcaggcttcagcagcagcatcctgtcTTTGGCAGCACTTGCCGACTGGCCAAGCGTTGGGTCAGTGCCCAACTCCTGAGTGATGACATCTCTGAGGAGTGTGTGGACCTCCTTGTGGCATTTCTCTTTCTCCACCCAGCCCCTTTCATTCCACCAAGGTAAGGATGAGGAGCTGGCCTGATGGGGAtttagtgctttttttttcccttacctGGGATGGACAAAAGTTGAGATGCTACTAGGCAAGGAGATGCTGGAAAGGTGCACAGCAGGAAGTGTGAGGCCCTTGTGCTGCCAAAACACTGTCCCAAGCCTTCTTGAGAGTGGCTGATCAGAGGAAGGTGGAGATGTTTCCTCCACGCTGTGGGCTGTAGAAAAAAGCAgggggaggcagggcaggatggGAGCAAGTGGCCTCTGGATGCTGGTAGCACATCCACAGGTTATCTTGTGTCTTCTTGAAGACTGGTGGGACCCACTCTTCTGGAGGTGATGGCCAGGAGAAGCACAGGCAAAAGCCGTGTTGAGGCTAGCAACATGCTGGAACTCCTGGGTTGCTCCAGGAGGGATGCTGTGGTGGTGCTTGTGGCTGCAGCCTTCTTCCTGGAGAGGATTCTCCAGGGACGAGTGAGAGGTTGGCTACTGAAAGATGAATGGAGTAGCATATTCATAAATAACTCTGTCATCTGCTGGGCCCTGGCAGGTGGATGGGGATACAGATCAGAGGGAGTGAACTGAAGTTAAAGGAAGTAGTTTTGCTCTTTGTGAAGCCAAAAGGTTactctgctgtgtgctcaggatctgttttcctttctcagaGTAACAGCTTGATACCTGGAATGCTCTCCTGTGTCCTAAAATAACACTGCTAGGAGGGTGCCCATCTTCTAGCTGTCTGATTTTGCATGTTTGTTGTGTTGCAGGGTTGAGAGGCATGGTTGGAACTTGACTGGTGTtgttcagagctgcctctgttgTTCAGGAGCAGACCTCTCTTCATCTCCTCCTTGCTGCAAACCTGGCAGTTTTGGGTGGGGAGAACCTCAAGAGCTGAGCCAGTGTTTTGCTTcctgctgtttttttttgtttgtttgtttttcatttgggGAGATAAGAACAAGGGGAGAGACTTTCTGCAGAGATTCAGAAAAGGGGAATTGCCTCTTGTGTGTCCTGGACTTCTCCCACAACGTGGGATGTGTGCACTAAGTCCAGTCTGTTGCTGTCAGGGAAGCAAATGCCAGTGTTGACCTCTTTGTGGTCTTGCCTGCAGTTCTCCTCAAGTGGGACTTCTGCGCTTCCTCGACTTGCTAGCAACCTTTGACTGGAAAAACAACCCTCTGATAGTCAACCTGAATGCTGATCTTACAGGTGAGCTTTTGGCATGTGGGAGAGCCATGGTGTGAGGGTCTTGGAGACCTCCTTTGCTGGTACCTGGCTCCATGGGTCTTGGAGACATTGCAGCTTCTGCCAGGGGCAAGGAAATTGTCTGTTCCCTTTCTCCTGTCCTGCTATTCTTTCCTTATTTAATCCATATCCGAGGCCAAACTGTAGCAGTTGCTCTATCACCTGATGGCCCTTCCACAGCAGAGAAGGGGATTAGGAGAGGACTGAGAGACTGAAGGGTTGAAATGGAAATTGAAAATAGAAATAATACAAATACAAAGTATGTGAAGTTCTACTCATCCCTGAAAAGGTACAGGAGTCACAGTAAAATGGGAAAACAGTCCtcaagagcaggagaaggagcaagaCTGGGAGGAGTCCAGGCAGAAGGCTCCTCTCTCCTCGTCAAGCTTTGTCCTTTAATATGGAATGTGACATTTATGGTACTGGATACTCCTGTGAGCCAACTCAGGTTGGCTGCCTTGGCTGCCTCAAAACTGCTAGTGGCTTGCAGCCACAAGTAGTCTATGAGtctgtcccagcaaaaccagggcATATTCTTAACTGGACTTCAGGATGAGCTGTGGTGTGGAACTTTTTTCTCTGCATGCCCTGCAGAAGAGCATCACCAAGAtccacttctgctgctctggtcTCACTGAAAACTGATGAGTTTGAGGGATGTGGGGTGTGGTGGTGTCTTTGAAGCCCTCTGCTCCTTTGTAGCCAGCATTTTCACTTAAGGCTTTGCCCTGGCTATTTAAAGCCTTCTGCTTTGAGAGCCCCACTGAGCCActcatacagaatcacagaatcattaaggtttgAAAACACCTTTAAGGTCAAGTGCAGCtacccaactaccatgaccactaaactatatcctgaaATGCCGCATCTACAcacttcttgagcacctccagggatgatgactccaccacctcccttggcactcTGTTTGAATGCTTcatcactctctcagtaaataagtttttcctgctgtccaatctaaagctcccctggcacaacttaagcccATTTGTTTTTGTCCTATttctagt
Above is a window of Pogoniulus pusillus isolate bPogPus1 chromosome Z, bPogPus1.pri, whole genome shotgun sequence DNA encoding:
- the NOL6 gene encoding nucleolar protein 6, with translation MGGSPEAMEGEEQGREPPAKEAARGGKRSAPAAAGALQPVKLSRAELYKPPTSEELSQLKETEDLFHSSLLRLQIEELLKEVTLKETKKKKIDDFLHEINSLLHAIPETAETELTDQAWLPKGVKVPFLQVPFIVKGRFRFVPPAELKVVGSYLLGTCIKPEINVDVAVTMPREIFQDKDNLNQRYHRKRALYLAYIAHHLSQKELFGSVKFAYMHSNHLKPILLLRPQGKDEKMVTVRLHACPAPGLFKPSRFYPSKNNIRTAWFMEQSTSREGTTEPPTPHYNNSILCDTMLLSHLHFLSSAATDFPGMKDGLALLKVWLNQRQLGKGLGCFSGFLVSMLVAYLLMKRKIVKVMSGYQVLRSTLQFLATTDLSVTGITLAKDVDASLPVLDDFHQAFEVVFVDPSGLVNLCADMTASKYHQVQFEAKRSMELLDDRMVDGFQVLLMTAKPMLRAFDHVFHLKHVSKLQGTCKKMQLLNDLMDWGGNYVAAALSFVVSLLVRGLAGRALLVAHSLPQTPEWPIDAEPPKHKDVGPLMFGLLFVPDFAASTLEKGPQADNPEASDFRTFWGEKSELRRFQDGSICEAVVWEAKTICQKRLIPEQIVKHLLKLHADIPESSICYTGALLESVIRTGQKAYGTGEEAMVSVVCSCDDLSRKLWNLKGLPLTVTAVQGVHPALRYTDVFPPIPMKPIYSAHTRIRIKHLLLPSEEKPCPAYVAPLKIICHMEGSGQWPQDKEAIKRIKAAFHLQLAELLQQQYQLICRPAVTHTDVYKDGYVFRLQVAYHREPLILKEVVTPEGMLKYQDTEESRLLELETVHLPYLTSSLHGLQQQHPVFGSTCRLAKRWVSAQLLSDDISEECVDLLVAFLFLHPAPFIPPSSPQVGLLRFLDLLATFDWKNNPLIVNLNADLTDADCTEIKNKFVAARSRLPVMFIATPKDRWGSMWTQERPSAQILQRLLVLASESLHTLEEQLMDPLNSHDVKIVFRPPLDSYDVLIHLNPIQIPRHLESVDRPLKSFSRGVVKNSSAVNILFPVVGYDPVQCYLQELRSAFSNLALFFYDKHGGEVIAVLWKPLSFQPQPFKVSSMKGRMMTTLNNEPVCIPNVEAILEDFEVLGEGLVKSVEARTEKWTI